The Candidatus Methylomirabilis sp. nucleotide sequence TGGTCAGGTCGTAGACCAGGTCCTCGGACAGGTCGGAGCGGGCGACCATCATGGCCATGACCGCGACGGTCGTCACGTCTGCGTCCTGGCCCCGGTAGGTCCCGGCCGGGATCCGGGTCACCGTATAAAACGGGTACTTCTTCTTCAGGGCCTCGGCCTCCCGTCCGGCGACCGGCACCATCGCCACCTTCTCGCTGATGAAGGTGTCCAGGATGACGGCAGCGCCGAGGCCGGTGGTGTAGAAGCCGGCGTCAATGCGGCCGTCCTTCAGCTGGTCGGAGGCCTCGGCGGGGCCGATCCGCTCGACTTTCCCCAGGGCGTCCAGGGTCATCCCGTAGGCCTCGAGGATCTGGACCGTGTTGGCCTCGGTCCCGCTCCCGAGGGGGCCGATGGCGACGCGCTTGCCCTTCAGGTCCCGGATGCTCTTGACCCCCGAGGCCTTGGTAGCGACCACCTGGATCAGCTCGGGGTAGAGGGTGAAGACGCCGCCCATGTTCTTGACCGGCTGGCCGGCGAACATCAGCGTGCCGTTTACGGCGTAGAAGGCGATATCATTCTGGAGGAGCGCGAAGTCGGCGTCCCCACTCGCGATGAGCTTCGCGTTGGCCACCGAGGCCCCGGAGGACTCCACCGTCGCCCGGACGCCCGGCAGCTTCGTGTGGACGATCCGGGAGATGGCCCCGGCCAGCGGGTAGTAGACGCCCACCACCCAGCCGGAGGCGATGGTGACGAGGCGCTTCTGCTGGGCCTGAAGCGGCGGGGCCGCGGCGAGGGCCAGCAGGACGAGACCCGCGAGCAGCCCCCGGAAAAGACGCCAGGACCGATCCTTCATGGTCGTCCTCCTTCTCGTGGCGATGGGAAGGGCGCGAGCACTGTGGTGGGGCAGCGTCACGCTAGGGCAGGGGCCCGGCAAAGTCAAGAGCCGCGCCGGACTGCCCGTCCCGGCTCAGGGGCGCGCCACCGCCTCGGCGAGGCGACGGCCCATCTCGGTCGTGCCGATGGTCGCCTCTCCGGGCCGGGCCAGGTCGGCCGTCCGCCAGCCGGCGGCGAGGATCGCTTCCACGGCCCGCTCGATGGCGGCCGCGACGTCCTCGCGGCGGAGCGAGTACCGGCACAGGAGCGCGCCGGAGAGGACGGCCGCGATGGGATTCGCCACGTCCTTCCCGACCAGGTCCGGCGCGGTCCCGTGGATCGGTTCGTACAGCCCGATCTCCGCCCCGAGGCTCGCCGAGGGGAGCATCCCGATGGATCCGGTCAGCATCGCCGCCTCGTCGCTCAGGATGTCGCCGAACATGTTCTCGGTCAGGATCACGTCGAAGGCCCGCGGGCTCCGGATGAGCTGCATGGCGCAGGAGTCCACGTACATGTGCTCGAGCGTGACCCCCGGGAAGTCGCGGTGGACCGCCTCCACGACTTGCCGCCACAGCTCCGAGGAGGCGAGGACGTTGGCCTTGTCCACGGAGGTGACCTTCTTCCGGCGGCCCGCTGCCGCCTCGAAGGCGACCCGCGCGATCCGGGTGATCTCCGCCGTCGTGTAGGCGAGGGTGTCCACGGCCCGCTCCCCGTCCGGAACCCGTTCGATCCCCCGGGGCGTGCCGAAGTAGAGCCCGCCGGTCAGCTCCCGGACGACCAGGAGGTCCGTTCCCTCGACCACCTCGCGCTTCAGGCTGGAGGCCTCGACGAGCGCGGGAGAGAGGCGGGCGGGCCGGAGGTTGGCGTACAGGCCCAGGGCGGCCCGGAGGCGCAGGATGCCCCGCTCGGGTCGCTGCTCCGTGGGCAGCCTGTCCCACTTCGGCCCGCCGACGGCGCCGAGGAGGATCGCGCGGCTCTCCCGGCAGCGGGCGAGCGTCTCCTCCGGGAGCGGGTCCCCGGTCGCGTCCACGGCCGCCCCGCCGAGCAGGGCCTCGCGGAAGGTGAGCGCGAGGCCGAATCGGGTGGCGGCCGCCTGCAGCACCAGGAGGGCCTGGTCCACCACCTCGGGCCCGATGCCGTCGCCCTTCAGGACCGCGATCTGTGTCGCCATGGTCTCGCCTCCGGACGCCGGGCCGCGCGCCGGCAGCCCGTAGTATTGTTGTCCCGAGGCAACGGGTCAAGCGGGATGTGCCCATGCGCGTAACCTCCGTGACCTTCGCCGGGAGCGCCACCTCCCCCGACCAGTACCCGAAGCGGGCGTTACCGGAGGTGGCCTTCGCCGGGCGCTCCAACGTGGGGAAGTCTTCCCTCATCAACCGGCTGCTTCACCGGCGGAATGTCGCCCGGGTGAGTCGGACGCCCGGCCGCACCCGGGTCCTGAACTTCTTCCTGGTGAATGACCGGTTCTACCTCGTCGACCTGCCGGGCTACGGGTATGCGGCGGTCCCGAGCCGGATCCGGGAGACCTGGGGGCCGATGATCGAGGGCTATGTGAAGACGCGGCCGACGCTCCGCGGCGTGGTCCTCCTGATGGATGGGCGCCACCCCCCCCAGCCCTCGGACGTGACCATGCGCGCGTGGCTCGCCCGGGAGGGAATCGCCCACCTCCTGGTCCTCACGAAGATCGACAAGGTGCCCCGGGGGCGTCGGGCCGCCCGTCTCGGAGAGGCCGCAGCAGCCCTCGACCTGTCGGACCCCGGGCTCCTCCTCCCCTGCTCTGCGCTGACGGGGGAGGGGGAGGCGGCCCTCTGGGAGGCGCTCGAGGCGGCACTGGGCCCGGCTTGAGAAAGCCGTCTCGCTCCTCCCCGAAAATGTCCGCCGCCTAGGTATCAGCCCGTTAGGAGGGTCGGGATGAGAGCCTGGCTGGAAGACTATTATCTTATGGCTCAGATGGCCCTCCTGGCGCCCCTGCTCCCCTATTCCGCCTGGGTCCTCTTGTTTCTTGGGACAACTTTGTTGGGGGTAGGGATCTGGTTTCGACGACAGATCCGGGACTGGCTGACCGGCCTTCCACGATTCGTTCGGAAGGCAGTCGTCGTGGTCCTCGTGCTGGAAGCGATCCCGGCGCTAGCCGTTGGACTCGGGCTGACGCTTTTCCTCGGGGCAGCGTATGGAAGCCGCATCGGACAATTCGTGATGTCTCTTGGGGGACTTCTCCGCGCAACAGCGATGGAAAAGATCGGATATACCATTGGCTGGATCGCAGGAGGAGCATGGGGATTCGTTACCGGAACCCTTACCATGGAGGTCTTGGCAGGGCTGATGGTTGGAATTCTGGCCTACCTTTTCACGAAGGCAACAGGATTTCCCAGGTAGGAGCGCGGGAGAGGGGGCTGGCGGCAGCCCGCCGGGGAAAGATGGCTATGCGGTTCGGCTCGCCATGAAAATTCCTTCCTCATTATTGTGTTACGCATCAGTGTCCGGATTTCTTTCGGGAAGCTAATGGGCCGACTTCAATGACAAAACGAAGGGCTGTGTTCATCTAGTCGCACATGCCAATTGGTGAGCGGATGTACGGTGTATCTCGCTGCTCCTGCATCAGTAGCGGAGGGGATGGCCGAGTGGCAGCGAAGTCATCGACTGCGATGTGAACGGCTCGTTGGGCGCTAGATGGACGGCACGAGACGCCACGTCCTGCGCTGGCGCCACGAGGTCGCCAGGCGGCAAATCCCCGAGCTACCGGCCAGGGGCAGGAACAGCTCGTGGCGTCCACTGCGATCCCCAAGGGGAGAGACCCCAGACACCGCTTAGGGGTCCGCCCGCTTCCAGACTTCCAGCCCCCCCCAATTGACCACCGCTTCTTCCTATGCTCGGGAGCCGGGCCCCCCCAGCGCGCCGGGGGGGGGCGGCTCCACGGCGACCTACATCACTACCTCCAGCCTAAGGATGTGCCGGCGGCGCGGGTCGCCCCCCGGCTCCAGAAGGGCGTTGACTCCTCCCGCAAAACCCGGCAAGATGACGAGGATGTTCCCTCGGATAAGGAGAGACAGGACCGTGGCGCGTTGGCTGGCATTGCTCCTGGCGTTCGCGGGCCTCACGCTGACGGCCTGCGGGAGCGGCATCCTGGCGCGGGCCCCCCGGCCGGTGGTGCCGGCGACGGATGTCTGGGCGCAGGCCGAGCTGGTCCGGTTCGGCGACCGTATCGCTGACCCCCGGGCCTACTACCACTTCAGCCTGAGCGCCCTCGCCGAGCAGCAGGGGGACCTGGGGACCGCCCTCGCCGAGATCCAGGCGGCGCTCCGCTACGATCCCGCCTCGACCTATCTCCGCCTGAGCCTGGGAGGCCTGCAGATCAAGCGCGGCGCCTTTGCGGAGGCCATCCAGCAGGCGGAGGAGGTGCTCCGGGGGGACCCCGGGAACGTGCAGGCCCATCTCCTCCTGGCCAGCGCCTACCTCAGCCTGCGCAACACGAAACAGGCCGAGCACCACTTCCAGGAGGTCCTGCGCCTGGAGCCGGGACGGGCCGAGATCTACCAGCAGCTCGGGAACCTGTACGCCGAGACCAAGGACTTCCCCCAGGCCGTGCAGGCGTACCGGGAGGCGATCCGGCTGGACCCGGCCTCCACCGTCGCCCGCTACAGTCTGGGCCGGGTCTACCTCGAGATGCGCCAGCCGCGGGAGGCCATCCCCGTCCTGCGCGACGCCTTGCGGCTCGAGCCGGGGTTCGACCCCGCCGCCGCCGCCCTGGGCTTTGCGCACGAGACGCTGGGGGAATGGGAGCAGGCCAAGGCGGTCTACCGGCGGGCCCTGGAGGATGATCCCAAGAACCGGGAGTTCGTGGAGCGGCTGGCCCAGGCCGAGGTCCGCAGCGGCAACACGCCGCGGGCCCTCGAGCTGTACCGGGGCCTGCTCGCGGAGCACCCCCGGGACCTGAACATCCGAGCCCGGGTGGGGCTCCTCCTCTTCGAGCAGAAGCTCTTCGCCGAGGCGGTGGAGGTCCTCCTGGAGGCGCTGCGGCAGGACGGGAGCCACGCGGATGCCCGCTTCTACCTGGCCGTCACGTACGAGGAGATGAAGCTGTACGACCAGGCGCTGCGCGAGCTCCAGCAGATTCCGGAGTCGGCCCGGAACTACGCCGAGGTCTTGATCCACAGCGGCTACGTCCTGGGTCAGCTCGACCGGCTGGAGGAGGCCGCCGGCGCCTTCGCCAAGGCCCTCACCGTGAAGCCCGAGGATCCCCAGATCCTCTACCTCCTGGGCGTGACCCAGATGCGCCGGAAGGACTTCCCCCAGGCGATCCGCCACCTGAAGGGCGCGGTGGCCTTGCGCCCGGACAATGCGGGCTACAACTACCAGCTGGGGGCCGCCTATGAGCGGAGCCGGCAGCTCAAGGAGGCGGAGACGGCCTTCCGCCAGGCCCTCCACCTGGACCCGAAGCACGCCGACGCCTACAACTACCTGGGCTACATGTT carries:
- a CDS encoding TAXI family TRAP transporter solute-binding subunit, with protein sequence MKDRSWRLFRGLLAGLVLLALAAAPPLQAQQKRLVTIASGWVVGVYYPLAGAISRIVHTKLPGVRATVESSGASVANAKLIASGDADFALLQNDIAFYAVNGTLMFAGQPVKNMGGVFTLYPELIQVVATKASGVKSIRDLKGKRVAIGPLGSGTEANTVQILEAYGMTLDALGKVERIGPAEASDQLKDGRIDAGFYTTGLGAAVILDTFISEKVAMVPVAGREAEALKKKYPFYTVTRIPAGTYRGQDADVTTVAVMAMMVARSDLSEDLVYDLTKAVFENLETFHSAHAAAKNLTLKSAREGMPIPLHPGAQRFYREKGA
- the leuB gene encoding 3-isopropylmalate dehydrogenase, with the protein product MATQIAVLKGDGIGPEVVDQALLVLQAAATRFGLALTFREALLGGAAVDATGDPLPEETLARCRESRAILLGAVGGPKWDRLPTEQRPERGILRLRAALGLYANLRPARLSPALVEASSLKREVVEGTDLLVVRELTGGLYFGTPRGIERVPDGERAVDTLAYTTAEITRIARVAFEAAAGRRKKVTSVDKANVLASSELWRQVVEAVHRDFPGVTLEHMYVDSCAMQLIRSPRAFDVILTENMFGDILSDEAAMLTGSIGMLPSASLGAEIGLYEPIHGTAPDLVGKDVANPIAAVLSGALLCRYSLRREDVAAAIERAVEAILAAGWRTADLARPGEATIGTTEMGRRLAEAVARP
- the yihA gene encoding ribosome biogenesis GTP-binding protein YihA/YsxC, translated to MRVTSVTFAGSATSPDQYPKRALPEVAFAGRSNVGKSSLINRLLHRRNVARVSRTPGRTRVLNFFLVNDRFYLVDLPGYGYAAVPSRIRETWGPMIEGYVKTRPTLRGVVLLMDGRHPPQPSDVTMRAWLAREGIAHLLVLTKIDKVPRGRRAARLGEAAAALDLSDPGLLLPCSALTGEGEAALWEALEAALGPA
- a CDS encoding tetratricopeptide repeat protein encodes the protein MARWLALLLAFAGLTLTACGSGILARAPRPVVPATDVWAQAELVRFGDRIADPRAYYHFSLSALAEQQGDLGTALAEIQAALRYDPASTYLRLSLGGLQIKRGAFAEAIQQAEEVLRGDPGNVQAHLLLASAYLSLRNTKQAEHHFQEVLRLEPGRAEIYQQLGNLYAETKDFPQAVQAYREAIRLDPASTVARYSLGRVYLEMRQPREAIPVLRDALRLEPGFDPAAAALGFAHETLGEWEQAKAVYRRALEDDPKNREFVERLAQAEVRSGNTPRALELYRGLLAEHPRDLNIRARVGLLLFEQKLFAEAVEVLLEALRQDGSHADARFYLAVTYEEMKLYDQALRELQQIPESARNYAEVLIHSGYVLGQLDRLEEAAGAFAKALTVKPEDPQILYLLGVTQMRRKDFPQAIRHLKGAVALRPDNAGYNYQLGAAYERSRQLKEAETAFRQALHLDPKHADAYNYLGYMFAEEGINLEESVRLIQEALTLEPDNSAFLDSLGWAYYKLGRLDEALRELLKAVQGGEQDDATILDHLGQVYFDKGMVREAIEQWERALTLDSGNEAVRKRLERARALVSRGGS